The genomic stretch TTTTGATCAAAATCAAAACCGCAGTTTTGCCGATTTCCAGCATTCTGCCTTTTTGCGCCAGATGAAGCAGCGATTTAGCTTTTTCCGTTTTCAACAGTTTTCACCTGCTGAATCAATTTTTCATAAATTTGATCGTCGAACGCGCAGCGAAACGACCGTTCCAACCCGCGCTTTTTTTTCGCCAGCGTCACGCATTGACTACTCGGACAAACGTAGGCGCCCCGGCCCGGTTTTCTCTGCTGCAAATCGGGTTCTGGCGGCTGGTCTTTATTTTTCACGACTCTCAACATTTCCCGTTTGTCTCGTCCCGCGCCGCAGCCGACGCAGCGACGATACCAGTTCGGCAGCGCCATTACGCCCCCTATTGTAATAAAATCATTTTCATCGTCTTTGTCAATTGTTTTTTTCCGGCAGTCATCCGCAAAAAATAGACTCCGGTAGTGCAACGTCCGCCAAGAAAGTTGGTTCCGTCCCAGACGAGATCGTGAAATCCGGACTGCTGCGCGGACAAACGACTTTCCCACACGCGCTGGCCTTTGAGATTCAAAATGACAAACCGCACTTCCGATGGTTCGCGCAGCCAGTAGCGGATTCGCGTAACAGAATTGAACGGATTGGGAAAGTTTGCTGACAAAGTAAATAATTCGGGAACCAGCGCTATTTGTTTTTCTTTTGCAGAAATTTCCGTGCCCGATTTTTTTTGAAATTCAATATCATCGATGAACCAGCCCGCCATCGGTTTTTCCTGAACAGAATCGCTCTGAAAATGAAATCGCAAAAAGACAGAATCGTCGTTCTCAAAATAAAATGAATCGAGCGGGATTTGAATTTCCCGCCAATGGTCCGTCTCGCCGCCGATGCGTTCTCCGACGAGTTGCCACGCGCCCGCAGAATTCGTTTTCAGTTCCACTGCGCCAAAATCGTGCCCGGATTCCATTTCATATTTTGTCCAGAAAGTCAAATTCACTTCTTTCAAAGCACGCACAGGAATTCCGGGGATCAAGTAAAGTGAAGCGTCTGTGTTTTTAGGATAGGCGCCGCCGGGAAAAGTTGACACGCTGAACATGGCCGAATGGTACTCCCGATCATCCAGCCGCCAGCAGGTCGAATCGGACTGCCAAGAATCGAATCCAAACTCGAAACTTTCTCTGCCGATGAAATAGGAAAAATTTTCCGACCGTGCGCGATTAGGATTTTTCGCCGCGTCCGAAGCCGTGAAAAAATAAACCACAGAATCGCCGATTACGCCCAGTGGGGGAATTTCCGCAACAAACAGATTTTCACCCGCAGCAACCATCGAGAGTGAGTCGCTCACACCTCCCACGGAAAAATGCAATTCCACCGAACTCGCATCGACTGCTAAATTGTCCGTAACCGCAACCGTAATTTTGCGCGGCTTGTTCTGCGCGATAATATCCGGCGGCGGAACGTGCGCCAGTTTGGGCTTTTCTTCGTCCGCCCCAAGGCGAAAAGAGAAAGTGTGGCTCGGCGCATCCACCGGCAGCGAGAACGTGAAATAGGGATCTTTCAACTGAAAAAAATATTCAATCTCGCCATTGTAATTTTCAAAATGGATGACAATCGCGCCGGTTCCCGCGTCGGAGACATGAATTGCTACGCGTGAAAACTGCTGGAAAAATTGCGGACGATACGATAAATAAAGCGAATCCGTAACATCGACCAGCGGCGCAAGTTCCGCGCGAAAAGTTACTGCCACTGATGAATCATTTTCCGCGTCAGCAACGGGCTGATGACGCAAAGGCCCCAGAAACTGAAAAATCCGCTGCATGAATTCCTGCCTCGGACGGGAGATTCGCTCCGGGTCTTCGTTTTGCTGGCTATCAATCGCCTCGAAGCCAAACCCAAGATTCAGCACCCGATGTTGTCCCTGAAAATAGACGCCGGCGCCTCGTTGATTTTCGTAACGAAAACAGGAAACAGCTCCACTGGCAGGCTCAATCCAGTCGGGAAATTGAAAATGAAAAGGGATCCCCGGCTGATAAATTTTGAAATTCAAATCCTGGCCAAAAGTGCCTGGCATTCCCTCGACTTTTTCCGATAGACTGTTGTCATTTTTGTAAACGGAATGCAAATAATTTTCGTAAAATGCTTGTGCTTCTTCTGAAAACTGACTATGTTCGCCGTTCGGATCGGCCAGATCCCAGCCGATGTCCTGGCCGGAAATGAAAAGATCGCCGCCGCGATCCAGATAATCCGTCAATGCGGCGCGATCGTCCGCATCCAGACTGGGAAACGCCCATTCGCAGAACCAGATCGTCATCGGGAAATGGCGCATGAAAATTGACGGCGGGCTGCCTAAAAATTCTCTGTCCCAGCGCAAAAAATCCACTTTCAATTTCTTCAGCCAAAAAGTGTAAAATTCATCGATATTTTTTCCGCCGTCGTCATCAACCAGCAGCACGGCAGATTTTCCCACCGGAACGAAAATTGTGTCCGCACCTCCCGCGCCGTTTTCCAATTCAAAATTGAGCACCAAAGGCGCCAGATGAGTTTGAGCGTTTTCAGAGATGCGAAAGCTCAACGCATTTTCCAGTTTCACAATTGAGTCCGGCGGGAAATTTGCAATTTGCACCGTGGCGTCGAGCGTTTCCAGATCGGGATCAAGGCTGAGTAGCCGAAGCTGAAAATTTCTTCCCGCGCTCAATGCAAAATTCTGATAAGCCGCGCTGACGTGAATGATTTCGTTTCTTTCAAAAAGAAAATTTGCATTTCCGGCAACCGTGTCGCTAACGCCGGCGCTGAAGAAATGAATTTCAGCCGGACTTTCAGGAAGATTTGCTTCTGTCAGCGCGCGGAAACTGTTCACTCTGCCGACGCCCAGTTTGCCTGCGTAATCCGGATTTTTGTCATCGATCCGATCCGCAGTCAACGCCAACTGTCGGTAAAGCCGCAGCATGTTCCAATCGGGATATTGCGCCCGCAGCAGTCCCATAATGCCAGCAGTTAGCGGCGACGCCATGGAAGTGCCGGACATTTCGCCGTAGCTGCCCTGACTCACCGGATACAAACTGAGCAGCCCCGGTTTTCCGATGGGCTCATCTCCGCCGGGCGCAGCGATGTCGATGAAATCGCCGAAACTGGAGTAGCTTGCTTTGCGATCGTTTTCGTCCACCGCCGCGACAGCGAAAACATGAACGTAGCTGGCAGGGTAAAATAATTTGTCAGTATTGCTATTTCCCCCGGCAGCCACAATCAAGCATCCCTTGCTCACGGCGTAATTTATCACATCCTGCTCGAATTGAGAAAAAGAGCCCGCATGTCCCCAACTGCAATTAATAATGTCCGCGCCATTGTCCGCAGCGTAAATAATACCATCGTAGCCGAAAGGAATTTGCAGCGGGTCGTCGTCTGCGCTTACTTTCACCGGCATGAAATGACAGGAAAAACCAGCGCCTGCAATTCCGGTCACATTATTTGTCACTGCGGCGGCGAGACCCGCAGTGTGTGTGCCGTGCGCGGCGATTCTGCTCGTTTCGGTGCTGTTGACCGGATCCGCGTCGTCATTCCCGAAATCCCAGCCGTGAACGTCATCGACGTAGCCGTTTCCGTCGTCGTCAACGCCGGCGACGCCGTTGGCTTCGGCAAAATTTGTCCACAAATGTTCCGCTAAATCAGGATGAGTGTAATCGGTGCCATTGTCCACGATGGCAATTACCACATCCGGCGAGCCGCTGCTGATCGTCCACGCCAGATCGGTTTGTGTCTGCTGAAGATAAAACTGTCGTGCAAAAAGCGTATCATTGGGGACAAAGCCTAATATCCGACTCACATAAACAGGCTCCACATATTCGAAAAGCCCGGTTGCAGATAACTTCACCGCCATATCCCTTGGCGAAAATTTTTTAGAAAAATAAATGCGAAAAACCGAAAACAACGGAGAATTCGGTAGCTGATCGGAAAATGCCGGTTCAATTTTGTTAATTCCGCTCAAGTTTAATTTGTTCAAATTTGGGTTTTGCTGTGAAAGGGCATTGGTTTTAGCCCTGGCAACAACAACTCCAGGCACTACGTCCACATCAGACGGATTTGAATTATTCGCCAGAAGAATAGATTGCCACAATAAGCTAATGGCCAAAAGAAATATTTTCTTTCTCATGCGACATCTTCCCAAAATAATATTTGCCTAATTCCAAAATTACGCCGCGAACGCTGATAAAAGGCTGGTGAGAATAATGTAATCGTTTTTACCAAAGAAATCAATTAAAATTTGCAGAAAAAATTTGAGAAAAAGCGGGAGAAAAATTCAGCCAAAATAAAAAAGCCGCTGAGGAGAAAAATACCTCAGCGGCTTATTTATGCCTTCACTTACCTGATCGCCGGTTTAGCGTAACAGCATCATCTTCATTGTCTTTGAGAAATCGCCAGTTTCTAAGCGGTAGAAGTAAACACCACTGGTCAAGTTGCTGGCGTCAAAGGTCACGCGGTAGGTGCTGGCAGCCTTGTATTCATCCACCAATGTCGCTACTTTTTGTCCCAGAACGTTGTACACAGCTAATTTCACATTGCCCGGTTTGGCAATAGTGTAGCTGATTCGCGTCTGAGGATTGAACGGGTTCGGATAGTTCTGGCTCATGTCATATTTCATCGCCACAGCCGGTTGTACAGCGTCATTGACGTCTGTCGGAGCGCCAAACCAATCCAGAGCATTATCAACTACACTGCTGACATTAGGTTCTGTCCAGTGATAGCCGTCAGTCGCTGTGTAGGTCGGCAGCGCGCCTGTATCCAAGCTTAATTGATCAAAACCTAAGAAAACAGTTTTACTGCCGTTATACTCTTTGTGAACTCCAACACTTCGACCTTGAGCTGAGTCGGTGAAACAAGTGACAGCCCCGTCGCCAGGATCTACCTGATCAATCCAACTGCTAAAGCCTAATTCAAACTTTGGATTATAATAAAGTTGTAAACTGTCGGCAACGAAAGTTGCTAGTCCACCGCTAATGATATCTCCTGCCACAGGATTGATGGGAAAGGCTAAGTCTTGATCGCCAGCAGCAGCATAATTAATATCATGGGCGACATGACCTATACCCATATAAGCATTGTGCCAATCATCTGCAGCAAAAGTTGAATCACGGCTCCATCCCCATAAACTTCCGGCCCATTCCTGCGATGACCAGAACATATATTTGGTGCCCGAAGCGAACCAGGCGCCAAAAACATCGTCATTCAACGTCGCCGGTGAATTAGCGTCGATGTCAACAATGTAGTCGTACTGGTTCACTAATGTTGCTGACAACGGGCCATCATTCAAACCGACCCACACATCGTAGCCATAGGGGATAGTGTCGTTTGCCCACAGATTATCATAGTAAGGGCTTAAAATCCATGACGGATAAGAACCACCATCATCATTGTAGAAAACCAGAATTTCATTGTATTTCATGAAGAAGCCGTAAGAACCGCCGAGAATTTCACTCGTCGCGCCAGCTTTATCCGTGGCATCGAACTTATAGGTCAAGACATCGCCAGCAGTCAAAACGCCGGCAGGAACAACGCCGTCCCAATCGCCGTCTGTATCGGTACCGCTGACCATGGTCATGGGTACTGTGTTCCAATCGCCGTCATTGACTTTGTAATACAAATTAGCGGAAGCAACACCAGCCATATTGACGTCATTAGCGTCGATGTCCGTGATGTGCGTGTGAAGTGTTCTGGCGTCAGAGTTCAGCACTGTGGCGTAAGGACCGCCTGTTACAGTAATGCTCGGCGGCGTATTCTGATAAAACTCAACCACGACTTTCCAAGTTACAGAATAATGTCTCACCGTGAACTGCGGGTCATGTCCGCTGCGGCCGCCCTGGTAGTATTTTGCCAGACGATAGACATCACTGGGATCATCGGGATTGTCTGATCCGGCATCGGTTCCCATGTAGGATCCGCCATAAGGGATGACCGTTATGACAAAACCTTCGCCTTGGCTGTCCGGTTCCTGGCCCAGCCAGATCATCTCTGTCCACACGCGTTGGCCGTCAACGACTGTGTTGGGGAATTCGCCCCACATCAAATCACCTAACAAAGTGGGCAAACCTTTGTCTTTGGTGTAAATGGCATCGCCGTCCCACCAACTGTCGTCAAATTCCCAGCCGTAAGCGGCTTTGTTGATGATCAAATTGTAGCCGTCGGAAAGTGCATCAGTTCCCCAAGCCTGTCCGACTACTCCGATAGCTTTGATGTAGCACGCTGCCGGTGGATCAAAATATCCAGCCTGCGAGTCGCCGGAGGCAACGCCCCAGTTTACGCTCGTCGCAAAAGGATTGGACAATGTGTCGATGATACCCGCATGAGTCGCCTTGATTTCAGGCGCTTGCATGGCGCGGGATTTTTGCATCATTTTTTGGTACTGTTTTTTGGTGATGGGAATGGCTTCACTCTTCTGACCGAATTTGGCAGGCTTCAAAATCGCCAACTGCTGCGCAAACAGGGTCGCGGAAAAAGCGACAACCATCAGCAAAACTAATAGCAAAGTTAACCGTTTCATAAACTCCGTCCTCCATTTTGGTTCATTGGACTTAATGTACTAAGGTGTTAAAAATTTTTTAAATTAGAAGTGAACTTTGGAAGAAACGCCGGCTTTCACCTCCTTTCGTCATTGTGACAAGTCACAGTTAGGTAAGTGAGGCTGAATTGATTTAATAATCTATAAATCTATAAAATTATTTTTTAAATTGCAACAAAAATTTAATTTATTTGCAAATTTCTTTGTTCAGCGGTTTTGAGGCAAAAAAAAATGAAAGCTATTTCCCGCCCGATTATCGACAAGAATACCAAAGCGTTTTCTTTTCACAAATTCTATGCCAGATATTTTTCTTGCTCAAAAATGGCGTTTTAATTTCTTTATTTTCAAGTAATTGAACCAAACCAACCAAAAGCATTGTTATTTCGATTGTGCAATATTTTTCACTGTGCCAGGGCGAAATTTCTTGCACGTCGCATCGGTTTTATTAATCGGGACAAATCAAAATTTTTCCGCCCCGACGCAGTTCAGCCTTGGCTAAAACCGACGCCAATTTTTCCAACGGCAAGCTCCGGGACATAAATGTTTCCGTTTTTACTCTTCCTCCGGCAAGCAAATCAATGGCGCGCGCGTGAGTGAACGGATTGACAAAAGACGACCGAATCGTCAGCTCGCGCCGGAAAATTTCAAAGGGACGAACGGAAATTTCGCACTCCGGCGGTGCGAGACCAAATAACATCACTCTGCCGCCGCGACCGCAAGACGCAATCGCATCGTTCGCCGTAGCGGCTGAACCAACGCACTCAATCGCCACGTCAACGCCGTGACCTGTTTTTTCGCGGATTCTTTCCGGCACTGATATTTTGTTGGGATCGATTGCTTCGTCAGCGCCTAATTTTTCCGCCAGAGCGCGTTTCTTTTCCTCGGGCTCGCTCAAGAAAATACGACTCGCCCCGACGGAACGCGCCAATTGCAGCATGATCATGCCGATAGTTCCGCCGCCCACAATGAGCACAGAATCCGCAGGTTTAATTTCTGCCAGATCGATTCCGTGCAAACAGCAGGCAATGGGTTCAACCATGGCGCCTGCCGTAAAACTGACATTGTCTGGCAATTGAAAAGCCTGCTTCTCCGAAACGATCGCCAGCTCCGCAAACCCGCCGTCCTGAGTCACGCCAATGGCGCGCAGATTTTCGCACAAATGCACTTGACCGCGCTGGCAATAATAACAATTTCCGCACGAGATATTGGGATCGATAGTCACGCGGTCGCCAACGCGCAACCGGCAAACAGCATCGCCAATTTCTACAATCTCCCCGGAGAATTCGTGTCCGAGAACGACCGGCGGACTCACTTTTGCCGAGCCTGCCGCGCCCTCAAAAATATGGACATCGGTACCGCACACGCCGCAAGCGCGTACTTTTATCAACACTTCATCGCTGCCAATTTTGCGCACCGGCTTGTCTTCAATGCGCACGTCGCCGGGTCCGTAAAAAACCGCCGCTTTCATTCTCATTAAAATATTCTTATCTTTTTCATAATTCTTTTCAAAGAACGGCCGAATTTCACCGGTCGAATTTCCAGCCGGCGCGACTCGCCTTCGCCCTCGCTT from Calditrichota bacterium encodes the following:
- a CDS encoding YlxR family protein, yielding MALPNWYRRCVGCGAGRDKREMLRVVKNKDQPPEPDLQQRKPGRGAYVCPSSQCVTLAKKKRGLERSFRCAFDDQIYEKLIQQVKTVENGKS
- a CDS encoding S8 family serine peptidase, translated to MRKKIFLLAISLLWQSILLANNSNPSDVDVVPGVVVARAKTNALSQQNPNLNKLNLSGINKIEPAFSDQLPNSPLFSVFRIYFSKKFSPRDMAVKLSATGLFEYVEPVYVSRILGFVPNDTLFARQFYLQQTQTDLAWTISSGSPDVVIAIVDNGTDYTHPDLAEHLWTNFAEANGVAGVDDDGNGYVDDVHGWDFGNDDADPVNSTETSRIAAHGTHTAGLAAAVTNNVTGIAGAGFSCHFMPVKVSADDDPLQIPFGYDGIIYAADNGADIINCSWGHAGSFSQFEQDVINYAVSKGCLIVAAGGNSNTDKLFYPASYVHVFAVAAVDENDRKASYSSFGDFIDIAAPGGDEPIGKPGLLSLYPVSQGSYGEMSGTSMASPLTAGIMGLLRAQYPDWNMLRLYRQLALTADRIDDKNPDYAGKLGVGRVNSFRALTEANLPESPAEIHFFSAGVSDTVAGNANFLFERNEIIHVSAAYQNFALSAGRNFQLRLLSLDPDLETLDATVQIANFPPDSIVKLENALSFRISENAQTHLAPLVLNFELENGAGGADTIFVPVGKSAVLLVDDDGGKNIDEFYTFWLKKLKVDFLRWDREFLGSPPSIFMRHFPMTIWFCEWAFPSLDADDRAALTDYLDRGGDLFISGQDIGWDLADPNGEHSQFSEEAQAFYENYLHSVYKNDNSLSEKVEGMPGTFGQDLNFKIYQPGIPFHFQFPDWIEPASGAVSCFRYENQRGAGVYFQGQHRVLNLGFGFEAIDSQQNEDPERISRPRQEFMQRIFQFLGPLRHQPVADAENDSSVAVTFRAELAPLVDVTDSLYLSYRPQFFQQFSRVAIHVSDAGTGAIVIHFENYNGEIEYFFQLKDPYFTFSLPVDAPSHTFSFRLGADEEKPKLAHVPPPDIIAQNKPRKITVAVTDNLAVDASSVELHFSVGGVSDSLSMVAAGENLFVAEIPPLGVIGDSVVYFFTASDAAKNPNRARSENFSYFIGRESFEFGFDSWQSDSTCWRLDDREYHSAMFSVSTFPGGAYPKNTDASLYLIPGIPVRALKEVNLTFWTKYEMESGHDFGAVELKTNSAGAWQLVGERIGGETDHWREIQIPLDSFYFENDDSVFLRFHFQSDSVQEKPMAGWFIDDIEFQKKSGTEISAKEKQIALVPELFTLSANFPNPFNSVTRIRYWLREPSEVRFVILNLKGQRVWESRLSAQQSGFHDLVWDGTNFLGGRCTTGVYFLRMTAGKKQLTKTMKMILLQ
- a CDS encoding T9SS type A sorting domain-containing protein produces the protein MKRLTLLLVLLMVVAFSATLFAQQLAILKPAKFGQKSEAIPITKKQYQKMMQKSRAMQAPEIKATHAGIIDTLSNPFATSVNWGVASGDSQAGYFDPPAACYIKAIGVVGQAWGTDALSDGYNLIINKAAYGWEFDDSWWDGDAIYTKDKGLPTLLGDLMWGEFPNTVVDGQRVWTEMIWLGQEPDSQGEGFVITVIPYGGSYMGTDAGSDNPDDPSDVYRLAKYYQGGRSGHDPQFTVRHYSVTWKVVVEFYQNTPPSITVTGGPYATVLNSDARTLHTHITDIDANDVNMAGVASANLYYKVNDGDWNTVPMTMVSGTDTDGDWDGVVPAGVLTAGDVLTYKFDATDKAGATSEILGGSYGFFMKYNEILVFYNDDGGSYPSWILSPYYDNLWANDTIPYGYDVWVGLNDGPLSATLVNQYDYIVDIDANSPATLNDDVFGAWFASGTKYMFWSSQEWAGSLWGWSRDSTFAADDWHNAYMGIGHVAHDINYAAAGDQDLAFPINPVAGDIISGGLATFVADSLQLYYNPKFELGFSSWIDQVDPGDGAVTCFTDSAQGRSVGVHKEYNGSKTVFLGFDQLSLDTGALPTYTATDGYHWTEPNVSSVVDNALDWFGAPTDVNDAVQPAVAMKYDMSQNYPNPFNPQTRISYTIAKPGNVKLAVYNVLGQKVATLVDEYKAASTYRVTFDASNLTSGVYFYRLETGDFSKTMKMMLLR
- a CDS encoding zinc-dependent alcohol dehydrogenase family protein — protein: MRMKAAVFYGPGDVRIEDKPVRKIGSDEVLIKVRACGVCGTDVHIFEGAAGSAKVSPPVVLGHEFSGEIVEIGDAVCRLRVGDRVTIDPNISCGNCYYCQRGQVHLCENLRAIGVTQDGGFAELAIVSEKQAFQLPDNVSFTAGAMVEPIACCLHGIDLAEIKPADSVLIVGGGTIGMIMLQLARSVGASRIFLSEPEEKKRALAEKLGADEAIDPNKISVPERIREKTGHGVDVAIECVGSAATANDAIASCGRGGRVMLFGLAPPECEISVRPFEIFRRELTIRSSFVNPFTHARAIDLLAGGRVKTETFMSRSLPLEKLASVLAKAELRRGGKILICPD